One genomic window of Paenibacillus xylanilyticus includes the following:
- the hisS gene encoding histidine--tRNA ligase, giving the protein MAFQKPTGTQDLLPGVVEKWQFVEEKIKDLCRRFNYREIRTPIFEQTSLFERGVGETTDIVEKEMYTFKDKGDRSMTLRPEGTAGVVRAFVENKLYGEPDVTKLYYVGPMFRYERPQAGRQRQFHQFGVEAFGAVDPAIDAEVIALGYQFCVELGLKDVKVEVNSVGNAASRAAYREELLSFLRPMKDTLCKDCQNRMERNPLRVLDCKVDQDKFVGAPSILDSLDEEATNHFAKVQGFLDDFGVDYAVNTRLVRGLDYYTMTAFELKAQGIGAIDTVGGGGRYNGLVGDIGGPDQPGIGFGIGLERIQLILEHQNINVSALTPLDVYFVALGEAADREVNRLLFKLRQSGLSGERDYLGRKMKAQMKSADRYKARYTAILGDDELERGEIALKAMDTGEQQTVKLEDLIATIQGAK; this is encoded by the coding sequence ATGGCTTTTCAGAAACCAACGGGAACACAGGATTTGCTGCCTGGCGTAGTGGAGAAGTGGCAGTTTGTCGAAGAGAAAATTAAGGATCTGTGTCGCCGTTTTAATTATCGGGAGATCCGTACACCCATTTTTGAACAGACTTCACTGTTTGAACGAGGGGTAGGCGAAACAACGGACATCGTTGAAAAAGAAATGTACACGTTCAAGGACAAGGGCGATCGCAGCATGACGCTTCGTCCGGAAGGAACCGCTGGCGTTGTACGTGCTTTTGTAGAGAATAAGCTGTATGGGGAGCCAGATGTAACGAAGCTTTATTATGTAGGTCCCATGTTCCGCTACGAACGTCCGCAAGCAGGACGCCAGCGTCAGTTCCACCAGTTCGGGGTAGAGGCATTCGGAGCAGTAGATCCGGCAATCGATGCAGAGGTTATCGCACTCGGTTATCAGTTCTGTGTTGAGTTGGGGTTGAAGGATGTCAAAGTTGAAGTGAACTCGGTGGGTAATGCGGCAAGCCGTGCTGCCTATCGTGAAGAGCTGCTGAGCTTCCTGAGACCGATGAAGGACACGTTGTGCAAGGATTGCCAAAATCGCATGGAACGCAATCCGCTTCGCGTCCTCGATTGTAAGGTAGATCAGGACAAATTTGTCGGTGCACCTTCCATTCTGGATAGCCTGGACGAGGAAGCAACAAACCACTTTGCCAAAGTTCAAGGTTTCCTGGATGATTTCGGCGTAGATTATGCAGTGAATACACGTCTTGTGCGCGGTCTGGATTATTACACCATGACAGCATTTGAATTGAAAGCACAAGGGATTGGTGCCATTGATACCGTAGGTGGCGGCGGCAGATATAACGGCCTCGTTGGGGATATCGGCGGACCGGATCAACCGGGCATCGGTTTTGGTATCGGTCTGGAACGCATTCAACTGATTCTGGAACACCAAAATATTAATGTAAGTGCCCTAACTCCACTTGATGTGTACTTTGTTGCTCTTGGAGAAGCAGCAGATCGGGAAGTAAACCGTCTGTTGTTCAAACTTCGTCAGTCTGGTCTCTCAGGTGAACGTGATTATCTGGGGCGCAAGATGAAAGCTCAAATGAAGTCAGCGGATCGTTACAAAGCCCGTTATACGGCCATTCTTGGCGATGATGAGCTGGAACGCGGGGAGATTGCACTCAAGGCAATGGATACAGGTGAACAGCAAACCGTAAAACTGGAAGATCTGATTGCAACCATTCAGGGAGCCAAATAA
- a CDS encoding type 1 glutamine amidotransferase domain-containing protein → MSKVAFLLANDFEDSEMQVPYDEVKKAGHEVEIIGLKAGETLKGKGGKASYTSDKAIADVSASDYDAVVIPGGSSPENLRTDENILKFVTEINSAKKPIAAICHGPQILASADLLKGRTITSYPPLKDDMVNAGAEFKDHEAVVDGNYITSRTPADEPAFVRELLKVI, encoded by the coding sequence ATGAGTAAAGTTGCTTTTTTATTGGCGAACGATTTTGAAGATTCGGAAATGCAGGTCCCATATGATGAGGTTAAAAAAGCCGGACACGAAGTGGAAATCATCGGTTTGAAGGCAGGAGAAACGCTCAAAGGTAAAGGCGGCAAGGCTTCCTATACTTCAGACAAGGCGATTGCAGATGTATCTGCTTCAGATTATGACGCAGTCGTCATTCCAGGAGGATCATCTCCTGAAAATCTGCGCACGGATGAAAACATCCTGAAGTTTGTAACGGAGATTAACAGTGCGAAGAAGCCAATCGCGGCAATCTGCCATGGCCCGCAAATTCTGGCCAGCGCTGACCTGCTCAAAGGGCGAACCATTACGTCCTATCCGCCACTTAAGGATGATATGGTCAATGCAGGTGCTGAATTTAAGGATCATGAGGCTGTAGTGGACGGTAATTACATTACATCGAGAACACCAGCCGATGAGCCTGCATTTGTTCGTGAACTGTTGAAAGTCATATAA
- the dtd gene encoding D-aminoacyl-tRNA deacylase codes for MRVLVQRCKEAQVTVGDEITGRIESGVMLLVGITHEDTEKDAVYLADKVAGLRIFEDDQEKMNLSLMDVGGAVLSVSQFTLYGDCRKGKRPSFAAAARPEAAEVLYETFNQLLRDKGIQVETGRFGAMMDVSFTNWGPVTLMLESPLRQEARA; via the coding sequence ATGAGAGTGCTTGTGCAACGTTGCAAAGAGGCTCAGGTTACCGTTGGTGACGAAATAACGGGACGGATTGAATCCGGGGTCATGCTGCTCGTAGGTATTACTCATGAAGACACGGAAAAAGATGCCGTTTATCTTGCAGACAAGGTGGCAGGACTTCGCATTTTCGAGGATGATCAGGAAAAGATGAATCTTAGCCTGATGGATGTGGGTGGCGCAGTCCTTTCGGTCTCGCAATTTACTCTATATGGTGACTGTCGCAAAGGGAAACGCCCGAGTTTTGCGGCTGCAGCCAGGCCAGAAGCGGCTGAGGTGTTATATGAGACCTTTAATCAACTATTGAGGGATAAAGGCATTCAGGTGGAAACAGGGAGATTCGGAGCTATGATGGATGTGTCCTTCACCAACTGGGGTCCCGTGACATTAATGCTGGAGAGCCCTCTCCGTCAGGAAGCACGTGCATAA
- a CDS encoding RelA/SpoT family protein, whose amino-acid sequence MGIEQLLEKAGAYIKEPDLVRIREAYEFADQAHHGQTRKSGEPYILHPLAVADIVVNMQMDTISIIAALLHDVVEDTTVSLEEIRTHFGNTCAMLVDGLTKLERIQFRSKEEQQNENYRKMFIAMAQDIRVIVIKLADRLHNMRTLKFQSEESQRRISYETLEIFCPIANRLGISAIKWEMEDIALRYLNPQQYYRIANLMHKKRAEREQYIDTVMDGITTKLDEMGIQADLSGRPKHIYSVFKKMTTKNKQFNEIYDLLAIRIIVDNIKDCYATLGIIHTLWKPMPGRFKDYIAMPKANMYQSLHTTVVGPNGEPTEVQIRTWDMHRTAEFGIAAHWAYKEGAATGNNFEDKITFFREILELQNEAQDASEFVESLKMDFFSDLVFVFTPKGEVIELPTGSVPLDFAYRIHTEVGNRTIGAKVNGRIVPLDYHLKTGDIIEILTSKHSYGPSQDWLKIAKSSHARAKIKQWFKKERREENVEKGRESCERELKRMGLDPSAWMTDDKLMEACKKYAFNDIDDMLAAVGFGGITAAQIITKATEKLRKEQEESSLLELNSEMRELKPAPERKNRPTNGIRVKGIDNLLVRFARCCNPVPGDDIIGYVTRGRGVSVHRSDCPNIPSSGDGEEAARVIEVEWEENIEANYSVDIEITGHDRNGLLNEVLQAVSESKTNISAVTGRTDKNKLALVHVTILIRNTEHLHSVVERIKRVKDVYSVHRIMQ is encoded by the coding sequence ATGGGCATAGAGCAATTACTCGAGAAGGCCGGAGCTTATATCAAAGAACCCGATCTGGTGCGCATACGTGAAGCTTACGAATTTGCTGATCAGGCTCACCATGGACAGACGCGTAAATCGGGAGAACCGTATATTCTGCATCCGCTTGCGGTTGCCGACATTGTTGTGAACATGCAGATGGACACCATCTCCATTATTGCAGCGCTTCTTCATGATGTTGTAGAAGATACTACGGTATCGCTTGAAGAAATCCGCACTCACTTCGGCAATACGTGTGCCATGCTTGTTGACGGCTTGACGAAGCTGGAACGTATTCAGTTCCGCTCCAAGGAAGAGCAGCAGAACGAAAACTATCGTAAAATGTTCATCGCCATGGCGCAGGACATCCGTGTCATCGTTATCAAATTGGCTGACCGCCTGCACAATATGCGGACACTCAAATTTCAATCGGAAGAAAGCCAGCGTAGAATTTCCTATGAGACGCTGGAGATTTTCTGTCCCATTGCCAACCGTTTAGGTATCTCTGCGATCAAATGGGAAATGGAGGACATTGCTCTCCGTTATTTGAATCCGCAGCAATACTACCGTATTGCAAATCTGATGCACAAGAAGCGTGCAGAACGTGAGCAGTACATCGATACGGTGATGGATGGAATCACGACCAAGCTTGATGAGATGGGAATTCAGGCAGATCTGTCTGGTCGTCCGAAACATATTTACAGTGTGTTCAAAAAAATGACAACGAAGAACAAGCAGTTTAACGAAATCTATGATCTGCTTGCGATTCGTATTATTGTGGATAATATCAAAGATTGTTATGCTACCCTCGGCATTATACACACATTATGGAAACCGATGCCTGGACGTTTTAAGGATTACATTGCAATGCCTAAGGCTAACATGTATCAATCGCTCCATACAACGGTGGTTGGCCCGAATGGGGAGCCGACTGAAGTTCAGATTCGGACATGGGATATGCATCGTACTGCAGAATTCGGGATTGCAGCCCACTGGGCCTATAAGGAAGGTGCAGCAACCGGCAATAATTTTGAAGATAAAATTACGTTCTTCCGGGAAATTCTTGAGCTTCAAAATGAAGCGCAGGATGCATCTGAATTTGTCGAATCCCTTAAGATGGATTTCTTCTCTGATTTGGTATTTGTATTTACGCCAAAAGGTGAAGTCATTGAGTTGCCTACAGGTTCCGTACCGCTCGATTTTGCGTACAGAATTCATACCGAAGTGGGCAACCGTACAATTGGTGCCAAAGTCAACGGTCGCATCGTCCCACTTGACTACCATCTGAAGACTGGAGATATCATTGAGATCCTGACGTCCAAACATTCATATGGTCCAAGTCAGGATTGGCTCAAAATTGCGAAATCATCCCATGCGAGAGCCAAGATCAAACAGTGGTTCAAGAAGGAACGCCGCGAAGAAAACGTTGAAAAAGGCCGCGAAAGCTGTGAGCGCGAGCTGAAACGTATGGGGCTTGATCCTTCTGCGTGGATGACGGATGACAAATTGATGGAAGCATGCAAAAAATATGCGTTTAACGATATTGATGACATGCTTGCAGCGGTTGGATTCGGTGGTATTACCGCTGCCCAGATTATAACCAAAGCAACCGAGAAATTGCGCAAGGAACAGGAAGAGTCGAGCTTGCTCGAATTGAATTCCGAAATGCGAGAGCTGAAGCCTGCACCTGAACGCAAGAATCGTCCTACGAACGGCATACGTGTCAAAGGCATCGATAACTTGCTTGTTCGTTTTGCACGCTGTTGTAATCCTGTCCCGGGTGATGACATTATCGGTTACGTTACGCGCGGACGTGGGGTATCCGTGCACCGCAGCGACTGTCCGAACATTCCTTCAAGCGGGGATGGAGAGGAAGCAGCACGCGTTATTGAGGTGGAATGGGAAGAAAATATTGAGGCCAACTACAGTGTCGATATTGAGATTACCGGACATGATCGCAATGGACTGCTCAATGAAGTGCTTCAGGCCGTTTCCGAAAGTAAAACCAATATATCTGCCGTCACCGGACGGACAGACAAAAATAAATTAGCATTGGTGCACGTTACAATCCTGATCCGCAATACAGAGCATCTGCATTCTGTCGTCGAACGGATCAAACGGGTTAAAGATGTCTATTCCGTGCATCGGATTATGCAGTAA
- the uraA gene encoding uracil permease: MQREIQVNQKMPLGSGSLLSLQHLFAMFGSTVLVPNLFGVDPSMILLMNGIGTLLYILMCKGKIPAYLGSSFAFIAPVTVVIESHPGNGYSMALGAFIITGIVFCLVALIIKYAGTGWINVVFPPAVMGAIVALIGLELVPVAAGMAGLINSDPVNNPNWVPQAKPIILSMVTLGITVIGAVTFRGFPKIIHILIGIVSGYVLGYFMDAVETDKIASADFISMPTITTPTFDWSVIFTILPVALVVIVEHIGHLLVTSSIVGKDLSKDPGLHRSLLGNGVSTILSGFVGSTPNTTYGENIGVMALTRVYSTYVIGGAAIIAIVLSFSGTFSALVANIPVPVMGGVSLLLFGVIAASGLRILVEQKVDFAKPTNLLLTTLVLVIGLSGTVVSIYGVQLKGMALATIVGILLSLLFKLFEVLGWSNDQSEKQPLTEKTPD, translated from the coding sequence TTGCAACGCGAAATTCAGGTTAATCAGAAGATGCCACTAGGATCAGGCTCCCTGCTCAGTCTGCAGCATTTGTTTGCCATGTTTGGCAGCACAGTGCTTGTACCCAACCTGTTCGGGGTTGATCCAAGCATGATCCTGTTGATGAACGGTATCGGAACATTGCTTTACATATTGATGTGCAAAGGCAAAATACCAGCATACCTGGGTTCCAGCTTTGCTTTTATCGCGCCCGTTACAGTTGTTATAGAATCGCATCCGGGTAACGGCTACTCCATGGCCCTCGGAGCATTTATTATAACAGGCATTGTATTCTGTCTAGTCGCTCTTATCATCAAATATGCCGGAACAGGCTGGATTAATGTTGTGTTCCCTCCGGCAGTCATGGGAGCTATCGTAGCATTGATCGGTTTGGAACTCGTGCCTGTTGCAGCTGGAATGGCTGGGCTGATCAACTCTGATCCTGTGAATAACCCCAACTGGGTTCCTCAGGCCAAGCCCATTATTCTATCCATGGTGACTCTCGGTATCACTGTAATCGGAGCCGTAACCTTCCGTGGATTCCCTAAAATCATTCACATTCTGATCGGGATTGTATCCGGATATGTCCTTGGATACTTTATGGATGCAGTCGAAACGGATAAGATCGCAAGTGCTGATTTCATTTCAATGCCAACGATCACAACGCCGACGTTTGACTGGTCTGTTATCTTCACCATTTTGCCCGTGGCTCTAGTTGTTATTGTAGAGCACATCGGACATTTGCTCGTAACGAGCAGCATTGTTGGCAAGGATCTCTCCAAAGACCCTGGTCTCCATCGTTCCCTGCTCGGAAACGGAGTTTCCACTATACTGTCCGGTTTTGTTGGATCCACGCCGAATACGACCTATGGTGAAAATATCGGTGTTATGGCACTTACAAGAGTCTATTCCACCTACGTCATTGGTGGTGCAGCCATCATTGCAATCGTGCTCTCGTTCTCAGGAACGTTCTCGGCGCTTGTTGCCAACATTCCGGTACCGGTCATGGGCGGAGTATCCCTGCTTCTGTTTGGTGTCATTGCCGCATCCGGTCTGCGTATCCTCGTTGAGCAAAAGGTTGACTTCGCGAAGCCAACCAACCTGCTCCTGACAACGCTTGTGCTTGTCATCGGACTCAGCGGAACTGTGGTATCCATTTACGGAGTACAATTGAAAGGCATGGCACTGGCTACTATTGTCGGTATCCTGCTGAGCCTGTTGTTCAAATTGTTCGAAGTCCTCGGATGGTCTAATGACCAATCGGAAAAACAGCCCTTGACTGAGAAAACCCCGGACTAA
- a CDS encoding adenine phosphoribosyltransferase, which produces MDFKEYIRVIPDFPQPGISFKDITTLLKDGEMYRKAINELKVMVSDLKIDVIAGPEARGFVVGAPLAYALGVGFAPIRKSGKLPGETIEVGYDLEYGKDTLAMHTDAIEKGQNVLIADDLLATGGTIATSVNLIEQLGGKVVGAAFLIELSDLNGRAKLPEIDVFTLMNY; this is translated from the coding sequence TTGGATTTTAAAGAGTATATTCGTGTCATTCCTGACTTTCCACAACCGGGAATCAGCTTCAAGGACATTACGACATTGTTGAAGGATGGAGAAATGTACCGCAAGGCAATCAATGAGTTGAAAGTAATGGTTTCTGATCTCAAAATTGATGTCATTGCTGGACCTGAAGCACGTGGTTTCGTTGTGGGCGCCCCTCTGGCATACGCTCTTGGTGTCGGCTTTGCTCCGATTCGCAAAAGTGGAAAACTGCCTGGAGAGACGATTGAAGTAGGTTATGATCTCGAATATGGCAAGGATACACTTGCGATGCATACCGATGCAATTGAAAAAGGACAAAATGTCCTGATTGCTGACGATTTGCTGGCAACGGGTGGAACGATTGCAACTTCCGTTAACCTGATTGAACAATTGGGAGGCAAAGTTGTAGGTGCAGCATTCCTGATTGAGCTGTCTGACCTGAATGGACGTGCCAAATTGCCGGAGATCGATGTATTTACGTTGATGAACTACTAA
- the recJ gene encoding single-stranded-DNA-specific exonuclease RecJ, translated as MLYSQYRWNTPNIDLEAAAGLSQALSVSALVGRLLVSRGVHNETEAERFLHPDLGQMHDPYLLRGMNEAVPRIRLALERGEHILIYGDYDADGVSSTSLMIHLMRHLGASYDIYIPHRSNEGYGLHNHALDWAHQQGVTLIITVDTGISAVEQIAYAATLGMEVIVTDHHEPPETLPEAFALINPKLPDCPYPFKGLAGAGVALKLAQALIGEVPGEWMEIAAIGTVADLMPLEGENRVIVSYGVESMRGTRLPGISALLEISGVDQSQVTSVNIAFAMAPRINASGRLDHAGRAVSLLTTENLDEAHMLAGQLDLLNRDRQQVVEGIVQEASAQLEQKIQLRSGKVPDVIVLAGEGWNVGVVGIVASKILERYYRPTLILGIDPETGVCKGSARSIDGLDIYEALTACKHTMDHYGGHPAAAGMTLHRDQLEELESGLNEFAAAVLTEADFMPERLADDECRISDVPLKVIQEIDRLQPFGMSNPSPRFVLRNVMVKETRTMGREKRHLKLVLEQDGQQLETVAFGKGALAEYLPAGTLIDVMGELSINEWNGMRKPQLMLQDIHVPHAQVFDLRGNADPLNAMKQFLGSLEVHLRYTSGSVGAIIRKDIDVSEGNSLYEPCLWVYDRKVGLFPYNAAAQHYGQEQVRTLFVFDTPETPEQLDAMLAMFSGAENIILLHGSGNRRDRLQMPSRDLFKRIYMLVSKWRAEPVEEQEITPVLSRQCGCSPRMITMMLDVFEELSFITRKDGKISFVDNPPKRDLASSRHYQALENMAETEQVLLDASTPQLTQWMISRMKGVS; from the coding sequence TTGCTTTATTCGCAATACCGGTGGAACACACCGAATATCGATTTGGAGGCGGCTGCGGGACTCTCGCAGGCGCTTTCCGTTTCAGCACTTGTTGGACGTTTGCTGGTTAGCCGGGGAGTCCATAATGAAACTGAGGCAGAGCGGTTTCTTCATCCAGATCTGGGGCAGATGCATGATCCTTATCTGTTACGGGGCATGAATGAAGCTGTACCCCGTATCCGGCTTGCGCTGGAGCGTGGTGAACATATTTTAATTTATGGAGATTACGATGCAGATGGTGTGTCCAGTACTTCGCTAATGATCCATTTAATGCGGCATCTTGGGGCATCCTATGATATCTACATCCCTCATCGGTCCAATGAAGGCTATGGATTGCACAATCATGCGCTGGACTGGGCCCATCAGCAAGGGGTTACTCTAATTATTACGGTCGATACAGGAATCAGTGCGGTGGAACAAATTGCATATGCGGCAACACTTGGAATGGAAGTCATCGTAACGGATCACCATGAACCGCCTGAAACTCTTCCAGAAGCGTTTGCTCTGATTAATCCCAAACTTCCCGATTGTCCCTATCCTTTCAAAGGCTTGGCCGGCGCGGGAGTAGCCTTGAAACTGGCCCAAGCCCTGATCGGTGAGGTGCCTGGCGAATGGATGGAGATTGCTGCTATCGGTACCGTCGCCGATCTCATGCCGCTTGAAGGAGAGAACCGGGTTATTGTCAGTTATGGCGTTGAGTCCATGCGGGGAACACGTCTGCCAGGCATAAGTGCGCTGCTTGAGATCAGCGGTGTAGATCAAAGTCAGGTGACATCAGTGAACATTGCCTTTGCGATGGCTCCCCGTATTAATGCCAGTGGTCGTTTGGATCATGCAGGAAGAGCTGTTTCGCTTCTTACAACCGAGAACCTGGATGAGGCTCATATGCTTGCAGGTCAACTTGATCTGTTGAATCGGGATCGGCAGCAGGTTGTCGAGGGCATTGTCCAGGAGGCAAGCGCGCAGTTGGAGCAAAAAATTCAGCTTCGTTCCGGTAAAGTTCCCGATGTGATTGTTCTCGCGGGAGAAGGCTGGAATGTGGGGGTTGTGGGCATCGTGGCTTCCAAAATACTGGAACGCTATTATCGTCCGACGCTCATCTTGGGAATAGACCCCGAGACGGGTGTATGCAAAGGCTCTGCCCGCTCCATTGATGGCCTGGATATCTATGAGGCACTCACGGCTTGTAAACATACAATGGACCACTATGGTGGACATCCGGCAGCTGCAGGCATGACCCTTCATCGGGATCAGCTGGAAGAGCTGGAGTCGGGGTTGAATGAGTTTGCAGCCGCCGTTCTGACGGAAGCGGATTTTATGCCTGAGCGACTGGCAGACGACGAGTGTAGAATTAGTGACGTGCCGCTGAAAGTCATTCAGGAAATCGACAGACTTCAGCCTTTCGGCATGAGCAATCCTTCACCTCGTTTTGTTTTGAGAAATGTCATGGTAAAAGAAACACGAACGATGGGCCGGGAGAAACGGCATCTGAAACTGGTTCTCGAACAAGACGGGCAGCAGCTCGAAACGGTTGCCTTTGGCAAGGGAGCTTTGGCCGAATATTTACCTGCGGGTACGCTTATTGATGTAATGGGCGAATTGTCCATCAATGAATGGAACGGGATGCGCAAACCGCAATTGATGCTTCAGGACATTCATGTTCCACACGCTCAAGTCTTCGATCTGCGTGGGAATGCTGATCCACTGAACGCGATGAAACAGTTCCTTGGTTCACTTGAAGTACATTTAAGGTATACATCTGGCTCGGTAGGTGCGATTATCCGGAAGGATATCGATGTTTCTGAGGGAAATTCATTGTATGAACCGTGCCTTTGGGTATATGATAGAAAGGTCGGGTTGTTTCCGTATAATGCTGCTGCGCAGCATTATGGACAGGAACAGGTCCGGACGTTATTTGTGTTTGATACGCCGGAAACCCCGGAACAACTTGATGCCATGCTGGCCATGTTCAGCGGAGCCGAGAATATCATCCTTCTGCACGGATCAGGCAACCGCCGAGATCGCCTTCAGATGCCTTCCAGAGACCTCTTCAAGCGTATATATATGTTGGTGTCGAAATGGAGAGCTGAACCGGTAGAGGAACAAGAGATTACTCCTGTGCTCAGTCGTCAGTGTGGATGTTCGCCGCGTATGATTACCATGATGCTGGATGTGTTTGAAGAATTATCGTTCATCACCCGCAAGGATGGCAAAATATCGTTTGTGGATAACCCGCCCAAACGCGATCTGGCTTCGTCCCGTCATTATCAGGCATTGGAAAACATGGCCGAGACAGAACAGGTACTGCTGGATGCATCTACACCGCAGCTGACACAATGGATGATATCCCGGATGAAGGGCGTATCTTAG
- a CDS encoding cation diffusion facilitator family transporter, whose translation MTRERIPAAQAATWSGIAGNMTLAVIKAGVGYMANSKSLLADGLYSASEAASSLAGLFPSKSVQDSNKARREKVREHSRMARPGITVLLSVLILMGGLQIAISALTGLTGDEPGESAKYDHALIAAFAALAVKEAIFQFQYRYYRRRNQSQALSYAQEHRRALYCSLTVLIGIAGSMAGETMGIHVLLYMDPAAALIASCFVLHKGYRMIVDTVYGSLVQELEQEEAMDFKETVQRVYGVITIEHLTAREQEHAVTVELVISVNPRISVLEAQEIANRAKTLLLTRFSHVKEVQIQAIPYDPGYPYKSNHELPDHEATLIQ comes from the coding sequence ATGACCAGAGAACGTATTCCAGCTGCTCAAGCGGCAACGTGGAGTGGTATTGCCGGGAATATGACACTTGCAGTGATTAAGGCTGGCGTCGGTTATATGGCGAACAGCAAATCGCTGCTTGCCGATGGTCTGTATTCTGCCTCGGAAGCTGCTTCCTCACTGGCAGGTCTCTTCCCCTCGAAGTCTGTACAGGATAGCAACAAAGCTCGCAGGGAAAAGGTCAGAGAGCATTCGCGCATGGCGAGGCCCGGGATTACGGTGCTGCTGTCCGTCCTGATCCTGATGGGAGGATTACAGATTGCAATCTCTGCTCTGACCGGATTGACCGGGGATGAGCCTGGCGAATCGGCAAAATACGATCATGCACTTATTGCAGCTTTTGCTGCGCTTGCTGTGAAAGAAGCTATTTTCCAATTTCAATATCGATATTACCGCAGGCGTAATCAGTCGCAGGCTCTGTCCTATGCTCAGGAACATCGTCGTGCTCTCTATTGTTCTCTCACTGTACTCATAGGCATTGCAGGTTCTATGGCTGGTGAAACGATGGGGATTCATGTTCTGCTGTATATGGACCCAGCGGCCGCACTTATTGCTTCCTGCTTCGTGCTTCATAAGGGTTACCGCATGATTGTAGATACCGTCTATGGCTCGCTCGTTCAGGAACTGGAACAGGAAGAGGCCATGGATTTCAAGGAAACGGTACAACGGGTTTATGGTGTTATTACAATTGAGCATCTGACTGCCCGGGAACAGGAACATGCTGTAACCGTTGAACTGGTCATTAGTGTGAATCCGAGAATCTCGGTGCTGGAAGCACAGGAAATTGCCAATCGCGCCAAGACCCTGCTGTTAACCCGATTTAGTCATGTAAAAGAAGTACAAATCCAGGCTATCCCTTATGATCCGGGATATCCATACAAATCCAATCATGAACTGCCCGATCATGAAGCGACATTAATTCAGTAA
- the secF gene encoding protein translocase subunit SecF: protein MRFNWNFDYIKGSKIAYTFSIILTLAGIISLFSLGLNYAVDFRSGSNVDITVSKAITSEQITPIIKDIGVNEGDVNITPGSDRVNVRFSNVLDETQESKFKEEFTKLDSAASYEVNTVDPEMAKELERNAIYAVLIASIGIMIYVAIRFEWRFAVAAVVSLFHDAFVVISVFSLFRLEVNLTFITAVLTIVGFSINDTIVIFDRMRENLRFAKKTTKADLREVVNRSLSQTMTRSLNTTFTVFIASLCLFIFGGESIRMFSLAMVIGTLFGAYSSIFIAAPLWFTLKGKQTTKPKATAKASN, encoded by the coding sequence GTGCGCTTTAATTGGAACTTTGATTACATTAAGGGCAGTAAGATTGCCTATACGTTCTCCATTATTTTGACTTTGGCAGGGATTATCAGTTTGTTCTCCCTAGGATTGAATTATGCGGTTGATTTCCGCTCAGGTTCGAATGTGGATATTACCGTATCCAAAGCGATAACGTCTGAACAGATTACTCCGATTATCAAAGACATTGGCGTCAATGAAGGCGATGTAAATATCACGCCAGGTTCAGACCGGGTTAACGTTCGTTTCTCCAACGTATTGGACGAAACACAGGAGAGTAAATTCAAAGAGGAATTCACCAAGCTGGACTCAGCAGCTTCGTATGAGGTCAATACGGTTGATCCGGAAATGGCCAAAGAGTTAGAGCGTAATGCTATTTATGCTGTACTCATTGCCAGTATCGGGATCATGATCTATGTAGCTATCCGGTTTGAGTGGCGCTTCGCTGTAGCAGCAGTGGTTTCTCTGTTTCATGATGCGTTTGTGGTCATCAGTGTATTCTCTCTCTTCCGGCTGGAAGTGAACTTGACGTTCATTACTGCTGTATTGACGATTGTCGGATTTTCGATTAATGATACAATCGTTATCTTTGACCGTATGAGAGAGAACCTTCGTTTTGCTAAGAAAACAACAAAAGCTGATTTGCGTGAAGTAGTTAACCGCAGTTTATCACAAACAATGACGCGTTCATTAAATACGACATTTACGGTGTTTATTGCGTCACTTTGCTTGTTTATCTTCGGTGGAGAGTCCATCCGCATGTTCTCGCTTGCAATGGTAATCGGAACATTGTTCGGCGCATACTCTTCCATCTTTATTGCAGCACCGTTGTGGTTTACACTCAAAGGCAAGCAGACAACAAAGCCTAAAGCAACTGCTAAAGCATCCAACTAA